One window of the Pseudofrankia sp. DC12 genome contains the following:
- a CDS encoding AAA family ATPase produces the protein MKIAFVGKGGSGKTTLSALLCRHLAAAGRPVLAVDADINQHLGAALGLEDEVAPVPLGEHLGELKDYLRGDNPRIPSADVMVKTTPPGRGSRLVALAEDNPVWSRFGLDVGGVRLLATGAFSEADLGVACFHSKTGAVELLLNHLVDGLGEYVVVDMTAGADAFASGLFTRFDRTFLVCEPTRKGVSVYRQYREYSADFGVTVSVLGNKVADADDVAFLRDAVGDDLLAWFSQSAPVRAMEQGRPFGLDDLEQANRSALGAVQAAVDGTVRDCGRFVAQMHAIHLRNAHAWANDATGVDLAAQVDPDFRYPTAVAEAAIPSARAVSRPLSAMTA, from the coding sequence GTGAAGATCGCTTTTGTGGGTAAGGGTGGCAGCGGCAAGACCACTCTGTCGGCCTTGTTGTGCCGGCACCTCGCCGCTGCCGGTCGCCCGGTGCTGGCGGTGGACGCGGACATCAACCAGCACCTCGGCGCGGCGCTCGGCCTGGAGGACGAGGTTGCCCCGGTGCCGCTTGGCGAGCATCTCGGGGAGCTCAAGGACTACCTGCGCGGCGACAACCCGCGAATCCCGTCGGCGGACGTCATGGTGAAGACCACGCCGCCGGGGCGAGGGTCGCGCCTTGTCGCGCTGGCGGAGGACAACCCGGTCTGGTCGCGCTTCGGGTTGGACGTCGGGGGTGTGCGGCTGTTGGCCACGGGGGCGTTCAGCGAGGCCGATCTGGGGGTGGCGTGTTTCCACTCCAAGACGGGGGCGGTGGAGCTGCTGCTCAACCACCTGGTCGACGGCCTCGGCGAGTACGTCGTTGTCGATATGACGGCCGGCGCGGACGCGTTCGCGTCTGGGTTGTTCACCCGGTTCGACCGCACGTTCCTGGTCTGTGAGCCGACGCGCAAGGGTGTGTCGGTCTACCGCCAGTACCGCGAGTACTCGGCCGACTTCGGCGTCACGGTGTCGGTGCTCGGGAACAAGGTCGCCGACGCTGACGACGTCGCGTTCCTGCGCGACGCCGTCGGTGACGACCTGCTGGCGTGGTTCTCACAGTCGGCGCCGGTGCGCGCGATGGAGCAGGGCCGGCCGTTCGGCCTCGACGACCTTGAGCAGGCGAACCGGTCCGCGCTTGGGGCGGTGCAGGCGGCCGTCGATGGGACCGTCCGGGATTGCGGCCGTTTCGTGGCTCAGATGCACGCGATCCATCTGCGTAACGCCCACGCGTGGGCCAACGATGCGACCGGCGTTGATCTGGCCGCCCAGGTAGATCCCGACTTCCGCTATCCCACGGCGGTGGCCGAGGCGGCGATCCCCTCGGCGAGGGCCGTCTCCCGGCCGCTGTCAGCCATGACGGCCTGA
- a CDS encoding SCO5389 family protein: MSLDVPTALLEKAESGQVPDAEFIDCVRQSLPYAWGVVSQVAADLAADGGVFADHAVPPPSEAERGQLLRALASDAIRGGLERHFGVKLAFQNCHRVAAFRLAAVGGERYQAFISPRGQLLNQSATLRDC; this comes from the coding sequence ATGTCGCTCGATGTCCCCACCGCCCTGTTGGAGAAGGCCGAGTCGGGTCAGGTACCCGACGCCGAGTTCATCGACTGCGTCCGGCAGTCCCTGCCGTATGCCTGGGGCGTCGTCAGCCAGGTCGCCGCGGACCTTGCCGCGGATGGCGGCGTGTTCGCCGATCACGCGGTCCCGCCGCCGAGTGAGGCGGAGCGGGGACAGTTGCTGCGGGCGCTGGCCAGTGACGCGATCCGCGGCGGCTTGGAGCGGCATTTCGGCGTGAAGCTGGCGTTCCAGAACTGCCACCGGGTCGCGGCGTTCCGCCTCGCCGCCGTTGGCGGCGAGCGGTACCAGGCGTTCATCTCGCCGCGCGGGCAGCTGCTCAACCAGTCCGCGACGCTGCGCGACTGCTGA
- a CDS encoding zinc ABC transporter substrate-binding protein, with protein MSSALPSGVTRGRLARRVAGAAALVALALAGCSTSSGDKGSGASAATGVNVVAAENFWGSLATQLGGPHVKVTSIIDNPDADPHDYEPTAADGRAIAAAKVAIINGVGYDAWATKLADANPTPSRTTLTVGDLVGAKDGDNPHRWYNPDNVRTVIDAITAAYKKTDPADAAFFDAQHTTVLTTNLKTYFDTITAIKASYGGTPVGASESIFSMVSPALGLDLLTPPAFLTAISEGTDPTPADKATIDAQIANKQIKVYVYNSQNATPDIQTQVDAAKAQKIPVTTITETLTPAGASFQDWQVAQLQALQKALAAGTGK; from the coding sequence GTGTCCTCGGCCCTTCCCTCGGGCGTCACCCGTGGCCGTCTCGCGCGCCGGGTCGCCGGCGCCGCCGCACTGGTCGCGCTGGCGCTCGCCGGCTGCTCCACCTCGTCTGGCGACAAGGGGTCTGGCGCGTCAGCCGCGACTGGTGTGAACGTGGTGGCCGCGGAGAACTTCTGGGGCAGCCTCGCCACCCAGCTCGGCGGCCCCCATGTGAAGGTCACCAGCATCATCGACAACCCGGACGCCGACCCGCACGACTACGAGCCCACCGCCGCCGACGGCCGCGCGATCGCCGCCGCCAAGGTCGCGATCATCAACGGGGTCGGCTACGACGCCTGGGCGACCAAGCTCGCCGACGCCAACCCGACGCCGTCCCGCACCACCCTGACCGTCGGCGACCTCGTCGGCGCGAAGGACGGCGACAACCCGCACCGCTGGTACAACCCCGACAACGTCCGCACCGTCATCGACGCGATCACCGCCGCCTACAAGAAGACCGACCCGGCTGACGCGGCGTTCTTCGACGCCCAGCACACCACCGTGCTGACCACCAACCTGAAGACCTACTTCGACACCATCACAGCGATCAAGGCCAGCTACGGCGGCACCCCGGTCGGCGCCTCCGAGTCGATCTTCTCGATGGTATCGCCCGCGCTCGGCCTGGACCTGCTCACCCCGCCCGCGTTCCTCACCGCGATCAGCGAAGGCACCGACCCGACCCCGGCGGACAAGGCCACCATCGACGCCCAGATCGCGAACAAGCAGATCAAGGTCTACGTCTACAACAGCCAGAACGCCACCCCCGACATCCAGACCCAGGTCGACGCCGCGAAGGCGCAGAAGATCCCGGTCACCACGATCACCGAGACCCTGACCCCGGCCGGCGCCTCGTTCCAGGACTGGCAGGTCGCCCAGCTCCAGGCCCTCCAGAAGGCCCTGGCCGCGGGGACCGGTAAGTGA
- a CDS encoding ATP-binding cassette domain-containing protein produces the protein MEIRGAAVALGGRTVWSGVDATVPAGAFVAVLGPNGAGKSTLLKATLGLLPLAAGSIHVLGRPPRHARDRVGYLPQRRSFDPSTRIRGLDVVRLGVDGHRWGIPLPGRRSRAAAARVRDLVDLVGATSYAHRPIGTLSGGEQQRLLIAQALAAGPELLLLDEPLDSLDLPNQAAVAALVSRIARQTGIAVVIVAHDVNPLLPYLDQVIYLGQGAAATGTPTQVITSETLSGLYGAPVEVLTASDGRLVVVGQPEAPARHTNRHPERRDGNPA, from the coding sequence GTGGAGATCCGCGGGGCGGCGGTCGCGCTGGGCGGGCGGACCGTCTGGTCCGGCGTCGACGCCACGGTTCCAGCAGGTGCGTTCGTCGCGGTCCTCGGCCCCAACGGGGCCGGGAAGTCCACCCTGCTCAAGGCGACCCTCGGCCTGCTACCCCTGGCGGCCGGCAGCATCCACGTCCTCGGCCGCCCGCCGCGACACGCCCGCGACCGGGTCGGCTACCTGCCGCAGCGGCGCAGCTTCGACCCATCGACCCGCATCCGCGGGCTAGACGTCGTCCGCCTCGGCGTCGACGGCCACCGATGGGGCATCCCCCTACCCGGCCGCCGCTCCCGCGCCGCGGCGGCCCGGGTACGCGACCTCGTCGACCTCGTCGGCGCCACCAGCTACGCGCACCGGCCGATCGGAACGCTGTCGGGCGGCGAGCAGCAACGCCTGCTCATCGCTCAGGCGTTGGCCGCCGGGCCGGAGCTGCTTCTGCTCGACGAGCCGCTCGACAGCCTGGACCTGCCGAACCAGGCCGCCGTCGCGGCGCTCGTCTCCCGGATCGCCCGCCAGACCGGCATCGCGGTGGTGATCGTCGCACATGACGTCAACCCGCTGCTGCCCTACCTCGACCAGGTCATCTACCTTGGCCAAGGAGCCGCGGCGACCGGCACACCCACCCAGGTGATCACGTCTGAGACGCTATCGGGCCTGTACGGGGCGCCGGTCGAGGTCCTGACGGCCTCGGACGGCCGCCTTGTCGTCGTCGGTCAACCGGAAGCGCCCGCGCGCCACACCAACCGCCACCCCGAGCGCCGAGACGGCAACCCGGCATGA
- a CDS encoding metal ABC transporter permease, with protein sequence MSGGFSWDLVADLRDMWSAAFMVNAFRAGLIVAVLAATIGWFMVLRRQTFAGHTLAIAGFPGAAGAVWLGAGLTYGYYTFCLAAALAIATLPRRGEGGYAEQSAAIATVQAFALAAGMLFVSLYKGFLGGTNALLFGSVLGITTDQVNTLALVAALVLAVLAILGRPLLFASIDPEVAAAHGVPTRVLDTAFLVLLGLTVAEISQITGSLLVFALLVLPAATARQLTARPAAGLALSVALAAVTVFIALFIAYYSPYPVGFWLTTLAFGLYVTASATTATRTRLGQRTTRPPSALAPAGA encoded by the coding sequence ATGAGTGGGGGGTTCAGCTGGGACCTGGTCGCCGACCTGCGCGACATGTGGTCGGCCGCGTTCATGGTCAACGCGTTCCGCGCCGGGCTCATCGTCGCTGTCCTGGCCGCCACCATCGGCTGGTTCATGGTCCTGCGCCGCCAGACCTTCGCCGGCCACACCCTCGCCATCGCCGGATTCCCCGGCGCGGCCGGCGCGGTCTGGCTCGGCGCCGGCCTGACCTACGGCTACTACACGTTCTGCCTCGCCGCCGCGCTCGCCATCGCCACCCTGCCACGCCGCGGCGAGGGCGGCTACGCCGAACAGTCCGCCGCCATCGCCACCGTGCAGGCCTTCGCCCTCGCCGCCGGCATGCTGTTCGTCTCCCTCTACAAAGGCTTCCTCGGCGGCACCAACGCCCTGCTGTTCGGCAGCGTCCTCGGTATCACCACGGACCAGGTCAACACCCTCGCCCTCGTCGCCGCCCTCGTCCTCGCTGTCCTCGCGATCCTCGGCCGACCGCTGCTGTTCGCCTCCATCGACCCCGAGGTGGCCGCCGCGCACGGCGTGCCCACCCGGGTGCTGGACACCGCCTTCCTGGTCCTGCTCGGCCTCACCGTCGCCGAAATCAGCCAGATCACCGGCAGCCTGCTCGTCTTCGCGCTCCTCGTCCTCCCCGCTGCCACCGCGAGACAGCTCACCGCGAGGCCCGCGGCCGGCCTCGCACTGTCGGTCGCCCTCGCGGCCGTCACCGTGTTCATCGCGCTGTTCATCGCCTACTACTCGCCCTACCCGGTCGGGTTCTGGCTGACCACACTCGCCTTCGGCCTCTACGTCACCGCGTCCGCCACGACAGCCACCCGCACCCGGCTCGGGCAGCGCACCACCAGGCCGCCGTCCGCCCTCGCGCCCGCTGGAGCCTGA